In Diorhabda carinulata isolate Delta chromosome 6, icDioCari1.1, whole genome shotgun sequence, a single genomic region encodes these proteins:
- the LOC130896062 gene encoding cytochrome P450 9e2-like gives MFELLVAGAVLGFLFYYFAVKPMTYWKDRGVNQLNPIPLFGDIFGTLNNKETYAEIIERAYKADPKARYHGLYQFTRPTIIIKDVDLIKQFSIKDFEHFMDHTSFISEKADPLWGTSLFALKGQKWSELRPIISACFTSSKMRALFVLMKECAENFDKYFKQKKEDSIEIEMKEIITRFTNDVTATTAFGIKTDSLADPENEFYLMGKEVSNVSGFWKRMKFLGYFLFPKFLEFFKIRFFEEHIAKFFTDLIDETIKVREEKGIIRPDMVHILMEARRGVENKEENVIDTGFAAKSHEYDFGKLGKKVTQQMTNHDIAAQALFFFFSGYDSVSDLMCFMAYELAINPDIQSKLRNEIHSTLEECKGDLTYEALLGMKYMDMVVSETLRKWPAVIALDRICTKDFTIQPVNHGEKPVTIEKGTVVWFPNLAMQRDSKYYPDPDRFDPERFNDQNKHNVNPYVYNAFGIGRRLCIGTRYALMETKIVYFYLLNHFELVPNAKTLIPLKFSTKAFNLLVEEGFWFDLKRIKN, from the exons ATGTTTGAATTATTAGTAGCTGGAGCCGTTCTAGGTTTTCTCTTCTATTATTTCGCGGTAAAGCCGATGACTTATTGGAAAGATCGTGGAGTTAACCAGTTAAATCCGATACCGCTTTTCGGAGATATTTTCGGTACTTTGAATAACAAAGAAACTTATGCGGAGATAATAGAAAGGGCTTACAAAGCAGATCCAAAAGCTAG ATACCATGGACTTTACCAGTTTACGAGAcctacaataataataaaagatgtAGATTTAATTAAACAGTTTTCGATTAAAGATTTCGAACATTTCATGGATCATACGAGCTTCATTTCAGAAAAAGCTGATCCTCTGTGGGGTACCAGCTTATTCGCACTTAAGG GACAAAAATGGAGTGAGCTCAGACCAATAATCAGCGCTTGTTTTACAAGTAGCAAAATGAGAGCTCTTTTCGTATTAATGAAGGAATGTGCggaaaatttcgataaatattttaagcAGAAAAAAGAGGACTCGATTGAAATCGAAATGAAGGAAATTATAACTCGTTTTACGAACGACGTTACAGCTACAACGGCTTTTGGTATAAAAACCGATTCCTTGGCCGATCCCGAAAACGAATTTTATCTAATGGGTAAAGAAGTATCGAATGTGAGTGGATTTTGGAAGAGGATGAAATTTTTGGGATACTTCCTTTTTCCGAAATTtctagaa tttttcaaaattagatttttcgaAGAACACATAGCCAAATTTTTCACTGATCTTATCGACGAAACTATTAAAGTTAGAGAAGAGAAAGGAATTATTCGCCCCGATATGGTTCACATATTGATGGAAGCTAGGAGAGGCgttgaaaataaagaagaaaacgTGATAGATACTGGATTCGCTGCAAAATCTCACGAATACGActttg GTAAATTAGGCAAAAAAGTAACACAACAAATGACCAATCATGACATAGCGGCTCAagctttatttttctttttttccggATACGATTCCGTTTCTGATTTAATGTGTTTCATGGCTTACGAATTAGCCATTAATCCAGATATTCAAAGTAAACTCAGAAACGAAATTCATTCGACACTAGAAGAATGTAAGGGAGATCTAACATATGAAGCTCTTTTGGGCATGAAATATATGGATATGGTTGTATCAG AAACACTCAGAAAATGGCCGGCCGTTATTGCTTTAGACAGAATTTGTACAAAAGATTTCACCATTCAACCGGTAAATCACGGAGAAAAGCCAGTTACTATAGAAAAAGGCACAGTCGTTTGGTTTCCGAATTTGGCTATGCAACGCGACTCCAAATATTATCCCGATCCGGATAGATTCGATCCAGAAAGATTCAACGATCAAAATAAACATAACGTCAATCCGTACGTTTACAACGCTTTCGGTATCGGACGAAGACTTTGCATCGGTACAAGATACGCGctaatggaaacaaaaatagtatatttttatcttcttaATCACTTCGAACTTGTTCCTAATGCCAAAACACTGATTCCACTCAAATTTTCCACAAAAGCTTTCAATTTGTTAGTAGAAGAAGGTTTCTGGTTCGATTTGAAACGGATAAAAAACTAA
- the LOC130895790 gene encoding tigger transposable element-derived protein 4-like, with the protein MCDSAKRMYKTLTLAEKVAVIREVEKGVKKKSKIAEEFQIPRNTLSTFLKNKEKIISDFSQSSQSKKRCRGPENEGVEGCVKKWFKQARDKKVPVSGSIIQAKAQQFASSLNCHNFKASNGWLRNFKDRNDIVMKAVCGEKADVDMSKAEEWMQTTLQEKIKEVEPRNIFNVDETALFYECTPNKTFAFKGEDCSSGKLSKLRVTVLVVANVDGSEKLPLLVIGKSANPRCFKNVKTKPCEYQANKKAWMTQDIFENWLLKLDKKFYREKRKVLMFVDNCSAHNSIPDLENIEVVFFPPNMTSVLQPMDQGIINSFKIHYRSILVREVLDEQVTLSKNQVKVNILQALRVCADAWRQVSATTIKNGFRKAGFIRGEETSIKFEESILEEAKLDQDFINIDQNVAICGELSDFEILNEVQGSTAVELSDDEEENQEQLSSSVAPTPNKALEFLAKLREFAESRQDVDEDIFAAISKITRFASKEKIRPYTSFKNNYYSLSSFAQLPVLKIKKTPPKSTLETYLHS; encoded by the exons ATGTGTGATTCTGCTAAAAGAATGTACAAAACTCTGACTTTAGCAGAAAAAGTTGCTGTCATAAGAGAAGTTGAAAAAGGCGTGAAGAAGAAGTCGAAGATAGCCGAAGAGTTCCAGATTCCTCGCAATACTCTTTCGACTTTTCTGAAGAATAAAGAGAAGATTATCAGTGACTTTTCTCAATCATCTCAAAGTAAAAAGAGGTGCAGAGGACCAGAAAATGAAGGCGTGGAAGGATGTGTCAAGAAATGGTTCAAGCAAGCTCGTGATAAGAAAGTTCCAGTGAGTGGGTCAATTATTCAAGCAAAAGCTCAACAATTTGCTAGCAGTTTGAATTGTCACAACTTCAAAGCTAGCAATGGTTGGCTGCGCAATTTTAAGGATCGCAATGACATCGTGATGAAGGCTGTCTGCGGCGAGAAGGCGGACGTCGATATGTCAAAAGCGGAAGAGTGGATGCAAACGACGCTgcaagaaaaaatcaaagaagtGGAGCCTAGGAACATTTTCAACGTTGACGAGACTGCTCTTTTCTACGAGTGCACGCCAAACAAGACTTTCGCCTTCAAGGGAGAAGATTGCAGCAGTGGGAAGTTGAGTAAACTGCGCGTAACTGTTCTTGTAGTAGCCAACGTGGACGGCAGTGAAAAGCTTCCGCTGCTTGTTATTGGAAAATCTGCTAATCCACGTTGTTTCAAAAACGTCAAAACGAAGCCATGCGAGTATCAAGCTAACAAGAAAGCTTGGATGActcaagatatttttgaaaattggctcCTTAAGTTGGACAAGAAATTCTACAGAGAGAAGAGAAAAGTGCTGATGTTCGTGGATAACTGCAGTGCCCACAATTCCATTCCGGATTTAGAAAACATCGAAGTGGTGTTTTTCCCGCCAAACATGACGTCCGTTCTTCAACCGATGGATCAAGGAATCATCAACTCTTTCAAGATTCACTACAGGTCAATTCTAGTGCGCGAGGTGTTGGACGAGCAAGTTACACTCAGCAAAAACCAAGTGAAGGTCAACATTCTGCAAGCCTTGAGGGTGTGTGCAGATGCCTGGCGACAAGTAAGCGCAACGACGATCAAAAATGGATTTAGGAAGGCAGGATTCATCCGTGGCGAAGAAACTTCAATCAAGTTCGAGGAAAGCATCCTGGAAGAGGCAAAGCTGGACCAAGATTTCATCAACATCGACCAAAATGTAGCCATTTGCGGCGAACTatctgattttgaaattttgaacgaGGTCCAAGGATCTACGGCTGTGGAGTTATCAGACGACGAAGAAGAAAATCAAGAGCAGCTTTCATCCTCAGTAGCTCCAACTCCCAATAAAGCGCTGGAATTTTTAGCAAAATTGAGGGAATTTGCAGAGTCGCGACAAGACGTTGATGAAGATATTTTCGCAGCGATCAGCAAAATCACTCGATttgcttcaaaggaaaaaatc cGTCCTTATAcctcttttaaaaataattattatagctTAAGTTCATTTGCACAATTAccagttttgaaaatcaaaaagacACCACCTAAATCAACTTTAGAAACTTATCTACacagttaa